A single Providencia manganoxydans DNA region contains:
- the cecR gene encoding transcriptional regulator CecR has product MIINTPSTNRGEHAREQLLYAAADVYGELGLDGATTRKIAQVSGQNIAAISYYFGSKEGLYLAVAQLIADTVKENFCQTLTEIDAYLELTSPDPDEAIKLLQKTLVGYNYFQLEKKNLSFTRILSREQLNPTEAYTIIHEQALGPIYTKLNRLIAIYIGSDPNNLTTLIQTHAILGETLSFRIARETLLRQTGWKHINEDEYKIINQVLIEHTNILLEGLRHRKEAEK; this is encoded by the coding sequence ATGATCATAAACACACCATCAACAAATCGAGGAGAACACGCCAGAGAGCAGTTGTTATACGCAGCTGCTGATGTCTATGGTGAATTAGGTTTAGACGGAGCAACCACCAGAAAAATTGCTCAAGTATCGGGTCAAAACATCGCTGCCATTTCCTATTACTTTGGGTCAAAAGAAGGGCTGTATTTAGCGGTAGCCCAATTAATTGCTGACACGGTAAAAGAGAATTTTTGCCAAACATTAACGGAGATTGATGCCTATCTTGAACTGACCTCCCCTGATCCCGATGAAGCAATCAAGCTGCTACAAAAAACCCTAGTCGGATATAACTATTTTCAACTGGAGAAAAAAAACCTGAGTTTCACACGGATCCTTTCAAGGGAACAACTCAATCCTACTGAAGCTTATACCATTATTCATGAACAAGCCCTTGGCCCTATTTATACAAAACTCAATAGGCTTATCGCTATTTATATAGGGTCTGATCCTAATAACTTAACCACATTAATACAAACTCATGCTATTTTGGGGGAAACCCTATCTTTTCGCATTGCGAGAGAAACCCTTCTACGACAAACTGGTTGGAAACACATTAATGAGGATGAATACAAAATCATTAATCAAGTACTTATCGAGCACACCAATATTTTATTAGAAGGATTGCGTCATCGCAAAGAAGCTGAAAAGTGA
- the hlyD gene encoding secretion protein HlyD, which translates to MNNKRRSIFIIFIVIVIGLIIGGYYWYQSQQDKTLTLYGNVDVRTVNLGFRVGGKLTALAVDEGAKISQGQSLGQLDDAPYINALNKAKGVRDSAKAQLTMKEKGYRTQEVAQVESEVAQKQAAWQYAESFYKRQQGLAASRVISANELDNAKTNRNQALAALKAAQDKLNQYQSGFRQEEIAAARGEWLQAEAAVAQAELDLADTQLIAPSDGTILTRAIEPGTIIGAGNTVFSVTLTNPVWVRAYVNEPNLGLAVPGKEVLLYTDSRPNTPYHGTIGFVSPTAEFTPKSVQTPELRTDLVYRLRIIVNDPDDALRQGMPVTVRFTHTE; encoded by the coding sequence ATGAACAATAAACGTCGTTCTATTTTTATCATTTTTATTGTCATAGTCATCGGTCTCATTATAGGTGGTTATTATTGGTATCAATCACAACAAGATAAAACATTAACCTTATATGGCAATGTTGATGTTCGAACAGTAAACCTTGGCTTTCGAGTTGGAGGGAAACTTACGGCTTTAGCCGTTGATGAAGGTGCTAAAATTAGCCAAGGGCAATCATTAGGGCAACTTGATGATGCACCATATATTAATGCCTTAAATAAAGCCAAAGGAGTTAGAGATAGCGCTAAAGCCCAACTAACGATGAAAGAAAAAGGCTATCGAACTCAAGAAGTTGCTCAAGTAGAATCCGAAGTTGCACAAAAACAAGCTGCATGGCAATACGCAGAAAGCTTTTATAAACGTCAACAAGGGTTAGCGGCTTCACGCGTGATTTCAGCAAATGAATTAGATAATGCCAAAACAAATCGTAACCAAGCACTTGCTGCCTTAAAAGCAGCACAAGACAAACTCAATCAGTATCAAAGCGGGTTTCGCCAAGAAGAAATAGCGGCAGCACGAGGCGAATGGCTGCAAGCGGAAGCCGCTGTTGCACAAGCTGAATTAGATTTAGCTGACACACAGTTAATCGCCCCTTCTGATGGCACAATCCTCACACGAGCAATCGAACCAGGTACCATTATTGGCGCAGGGAATACCGTATTCAGTGTCACATTAACTAATCCAGTCTGGGTGCGGGCTTATGTCAATGAACCTAATTTAGGCTTAGCGGTACCCGGTAAAGAGGTTTTACTGTATACCGATAGCCGCCCAAATACGCCTTATCACGGGACAATTGGTTTTGTCTCACCAACCGCTGAATTTACACCTAAAAGTGTCCAAACACCTGAACTCCGTACCGATTTAGTTTATCGATTACGCATTATCGTTAACGACCCAGATGATGCATTGCGTCAAGGTATGCCAGTCACTGTCCGCTTTACTCATACTGAGTAA
- a CDS encoding ATP-binding cassette domain-containing protein, protein MDAFDYRIHLQGVEKTFSGLDIPAVESLTTEICGGSVTGLVGPDGAGKTTLMRMLAGLLKPNSGTISLMGLDPIKDSVQVHANLGYMPQKFGLYEDLTVQENLDLYADLRGVVGEDRKKTYQQLLTFTDLTHFTQRLAGKLSGGMKQKLGLACTLLGKPKVLLLDEPGVGVDPIARRELWQMVHTLADEGMLILWSTSYLDEAQQCKEVLLLNQGKLLYSGQPQDLTKKMVGRSFLLEVPAAHKRTTLQNALVLPETTDGVIQGRYVRLILKPNASQDSLLRGLNMPDGKLIEAEPRFEDAFIDLLGGGPSHRSELAAIMPQIPANPSETVIEARNLTKKFGDFAATDTVNFQVKRGEIFGLLGPNGAGKSTTFKMMCGLMKPTEGQALVLGMDLKTSSDKARQHLGYMAQKFSLYSNLKVGQNLKFFSGVYGLHGKHQNQKIAEMVEAFNFTPIIHQETESLPLGFKQRLALACSLMHEPDILFLDEPTSGVDPLTRREFWLHINGMVDRGVTVMVTTHFMDEAEYCDRIGLVYHGKIIAAGTPDDLKQQIATEHNPNPSMEDAFIELILNYDKQQEEQ, encoded by the coding sequence ATGGATGCATTTGATTATCGTATTCACCTACAAGGTGTTGAAAAAACATTTAGCGGCTTAGACATCCCTGCCGTCGAAAGCTTAACCACAGAGATCTGCGGTGGCTCTGTGACAGGCCTAGTTGGACCCGATGGCGCCGGTAAAACCACGTTAATGCGTATGTTGGCAGGTCTATTAAAACCAAATTCGGGCACAATCAGTTTAATGGGGTTAGACCCGATCAAAGACAGTGTTCAGGTGCATGCTAATTTAGGCTATATGCCGCAAAAATTTGGTTTATATGAAGATTTGACCGTTCAAGAAAACCTCGACCTGTATGCTGATTTGCGCGGCGTTGTGGGTGAAGACAGAAAAAAAACCTACCAACAACTGCTCACATTTACCGATCTAACACATTTCACACAACGGTTGGCGGGTAAATTATCAGGTGGTATGAAACAAAAATTAGGGTTGGCCTGTACCCTGCTTGGAAAACCCAAAGTCTTACTTTTAGATGAACCCGGAGTGGGTGTTGACCCTATTGCGCGTCGTGAATTGTGGCAAATGGTGCATACTTTGGCTGATGAAGGCATGCTGATCCTTTGGAGTACTTCTTATCTGGATGAAGCTCAGCAATGCAAAGAGGTATTATTACTCAATCAAGGAAAACTTCTCTACTCAGGACAGCCACAAGATCTCACAAAAAAAATGGTAGGACGCTCATTTTTATTGGAAGTTCCTGCTGCCCATAAACGCACTACACTACAAAATGCCTTGGTACTACCTGAAACAACAGACGGTGTCATACAGGGCCGCTATGTACGGCTTATTTTAAAGCCTAATGCATCCCAAGATTCACTATTACGTGGCTTAAATATGCCAGATGGAAAACTGATAGAGGCAGAGCCTCGTTTTGAAGATGCTTTCATCGACCTACTCGGTGGAGGGCCTTCGCATCGCTCTGAGCTCGCGGCCATTATGCCGCAGATCCCCGCCAATCCCAGCGAAACAGTTATTGAAGCACGTAACCTAACCAAAAAGTTTGGGGATTTTGCAGCAACCGATACCGTCAATTTCCAAGTAAAACGCGGTGAAATTTTTGGTTTACTTGGGCCAAATGGCGCGGGTAAATCCACCACCTTTAAAATGATGTGTGGTTTAATGAAACCTACAGAAGGACAAGCCTTAGTACTAGGAATGGATTTAAAAACCAGCTCAGACAAGGCTCGACAACACCTTGGTTATATGGCGCAAAAGTTTTCGCTATATAGTAATTTGAAAGTTGGGCAAAATCTCAAGTTCTTCTCCGGCGTCTATGGTCTTCACGGTAAACATCAAAACCAAAAAATTGCTGAAATGGTGGAAGCCTTTAATTTTACGCCAATCATTCATCAAGAAACGGAATCGCTGCCACTGGGTTTCAAACAGCGTCTTGCTCTCGCCTGCTCATTGATGCACGAACCTGATATTTTATTTCTAGATGAACCCACATCCGGCGTTGATCCCTTAACTCGTCGTGAGTTTTGGTTGCATATAAATGGAATGGTGGATAGAGGGGTAACCGTTATGGTCACCACCCATTTTATGGATGAAGCCGAGTATTGCGATAGGATCGGGCTGGTGTATCACGGTAAGATCATTGCTGCTGGCACACCGGATGATCTCAAACAGCAAATCGCGACTGAACATAACCCTAACCCATCAATGGAAGATGCTTTCATCGAGTTGATCCTTAACTACGATAAGCAGCAGGAGGAACAATGA
- a CDS encoding ABC transporter permease: MSTSTASHFSWRRLKALCIKESKQIVRDPSSALIAVVIPLMLLFIFGYGINLDSSQLRVGILMDQQSHEARELVDTFTGSPFIDATVSDNRQELIDKMQAGELRGIVVIPVNFSEQLLRPEGHAAIQVITDGSEPNTANFVQAYTKGVWHTWLIQQGENKGYPTAPLIELNMRYWFNEAAISQHFIIPGAISIIMTVVGAILTSLVVAREWERGTMEALLSTQITRTELLLSKLLPYQILGTFVMILCMAVTTGVLGVPYRGSLLVLFLITSLYLATALGMGLLISTITRNQFNAAMVALNAAFLPAIMLSGFIFEISSMPIFIQIVTYFIPARYFVSSLQTLFLAGDIYVVLLTDLLLLIASAILFIGLTAWKTRRRLD, translated from the coding sequence ATGAGCACCTCTACCGCATCTCACTTTTCTTGGCGTAGGTTGAAAGCCCTGTGTATTAAAGAGAGTAAACAAATTGTACGTGATCCAAGTAGTGCCCTCATTGCAGTAGTGATCCCATTAATGCTGTTATTTATTTTTGGTTACGGGATCAATCTAGACTCCAGTCAATTGCGCGTTGGCATACTTATGGATCAACAAAGCCATGAGGCCAGAGAGCTAGTCGATACTTTTACAGGCTCTCCATTTATTGATGCAACCGTTAGTGATAACCGTCAAGAATTGATTGATAAAATGCAGGCTGGTGAGCTGCGAGGTATTGTCGTCATCCCTGTTAATTTTTCAGAACAACTGTTGCGCCCCGAAGGTCATGCCGCTATACAAGTGATCACTGATGGCAGCGAACCAAATACCGCTAATTTCGTACAGGCCTATACCAAAGGTGTTTGGCATACTTGGCTGATACAACAAGGGGAAAATAAAGGTTATCCAACCGCTCCTTTAATTGAATTGAACATGCGCTATTGGTTCAATGAGGCTGCAATTAGTCAGCATTTTATTATTCCAGGTGCAATAAGTATCATTATGACGGTTGTTGGTGCCATTTTGACATCGCTGGTGGTTGCCCGCGAATGGGAGCGTGGCACAATGGAAGCGCTACTCTCTACACAAATTACCAGAACTGAATTATTACTATCTAAACTACTGCCCTATCAAATACTGGGGACTTTTGTGATGATCTTATGTATGGCGGTTACCACTGGTGTGCTAGGTGTGCCTTACAGAGGTTCACTATTAGTACTTTTTTTGATCACCAGCCTCTATTTAGCAACCGCTCTTGGAATGGGATTATTAATTTCAACTATTACACGTAACCAATTTAATGCGGCGATGGTGGCACTGAATGCGGCATTCTTACCTGCTATCATGCTTTCAGGATTTATTTTTGAAATATCTAGCATGCCCATTTTTATTCAAATAGTGACTTATTTTATTCCAGCACGCTATTTTGTTAGCAGCTTGCAAACGCTCTTTCTAGCTGGTGATATCTATGTTGTTCTACTGACCGACCTATTGTTACTCATTGCATCAGCCATACTGTTTATTGGTTTAACGGCATGGAAAACCCGTCGTCGGCTCGATTGA
- a CDS encoding ABC transporter permease, translating to MFYRLYTLIMKELQSLLQEKQTRIILIMPVIFQMILFPLAATLEVTNTTIAIFDQDGGQHSIELTQRLAKAEAFSTVLLLNNEHEIRETLDNRKSLLVVRFGQNFSANIDSQHTANMMLLLDGRNSNSAQIAANYIEQIVLQYQSELTAGKPLANNSELVVRNWYNPNLDYKWFIVPSLVALITTIGVLIVTSLSIAREAEQGTLDQLLVSPLTTWQIFIGKAVPALIIATAQATLVLVIGIFCYQIPFAGSLLLFYATMLFYGLSLVGFGLLISALCSTQQQAFIGVFVFMMPAVLLSGYISPVENMPVWLQDITWINPIRHFTEITKQIYLKDAHFDVVWHSLWPLLVIAIITSSFAYYLFRKKTA from the coding sequence ATGTTTTATCGCTTATACACCTTGATCATGAAAGAGTTGCAGTCCTTACTGCAAGAGAAGCAAACGCGGATCATTTTAATCATGCCTGTTATTTTCCAAATGATCTTATTTCCTCTAGCAGCAACACTTGAAGTGACAAATACCACTATCGCGATTTTTGATCAAGATGGCGGGCAGCACTCGATTGAATTAACGCAACGACTTGCTAAAGCAGAAGCCTTCTCTACCGTCTTATTGCTTAACAATGAACATGAAATTCGTGAGACGCTGGATAACCGAAAAAGCTTACTGGTGGTAAGATTTGGACAAAATTTTAGCGCCAATATTGATAGTCAGCACACCGCTAACATGATGTTGCTATTGGATGGACGTAATTCTAATAGTGCGCAAATTGCAGCTAATTATATTGAGCAGATCGTTTTACAATATCAAAGCGAGCTTACCGCAGGTAAACCATTGGCAAATAATAGTGAATTGGTGGTACGCAATTGGTACAACCCAAACCTCGATTATAAATGGTTTATCGTGCCATCACTGGTCGCGTTGATTACTACTATTGGTGTGTTGATTGTAACCTCTCTTTCCATTGCTCGTGAGGCTGAGCAAGGCACTTTAGACCAACTACTGGTATCACCATTAACCACTTGGCAAATTTTTATTGGTAAAGCGGTTCCTGCCTTGATCATTGCAACAGCTCAAGCAACCTTAGTGCTTGTGATAGGTATCTTCTGTTATCAAATTCCTTTTGCGGGCTCCTTGTTACTATTTTATGCCACTATGCTTTTTTATGGCTTATCACTGGTTGGATTTGGTTTATTAATTTCAGCCTTGTGCTCTACTCAGCAACAAGCTTTTATTGGTGTATTTGTCTTTATGATGCCAGCCGTTTTATTATCTGGTTATATTTCACCCGTTGAAAATATGCCGGTTTGGTTGCAAGACATAACATGGATAAACCCTATCCGCCACTTTACTGAAATAACTAAACAGATTTACTTGAAAGATGCTCATTTTGATGTTGTGTGGCATAGTTTATGGCCACTGTTAGTCATCGCCATCATAACGAGTTCATTTGCTTATTATCTATTTCGCAAAAAAACCGCATAA
- a CDS encoding Bax inhibitor-1/YccA family protein — translation MDRFDQRNDSLVQRSSAGIQTFMSQVYGWMTVGLLLTAFVAWYSLESSLFYTIATNNILFFGLIIVELGLVMGLSFLLPKMSGMMATGMFMLYSVLTGLTISVVLAAYTMVSVASTFFITAAMFGALSVYGYTTKRSLSGMGNFLFMALIGLIIASIVNIFMKSSALYWVITYAGVLIFAGLTAYDTQKLKEIGANVDENDKETMRKTSILGALTLYLDFINLFLMLLRIFGDRR, via the coding sequence ATGGATCGATTCGATCAACGTAATGATTCTCTTGTTCAGCGCAGCAGTGCCGGCATTCAGACATTTATGTCTCAGGTTTATGGTTGGATGACCGTTGGTCTGTTGCTGACTGCTTTTGTTGCGTGGTATTCGCTGGAAAGTAGCTTATTTTATACCATAGCAACTAATAACATTTTATTCTTTGGCTTAATTATTGTTGAGCTTGGACTGGTTATGGGGTTGTCATTTTTGCTGCCAAAAATGAGTGGCATGATGGCAACAGGAATGTTTATGCTCTATTCAGTACTGACTGGGCTAACCATTTCTGTGGTTTTAGCAGCTTATACAATGGTGTCGGTAGCAAGTACATTTTTTATTACCGCGGCAATGTTTGGTGCTCTAAGTGTTTACGGTTACACCACAAAACGTAGCTTAAGTGGTATGGGTAACTTCTTGTTTATGGCACTTATTGGCTTAATTATCGCCTCTATTGTCAATATTTTCATGAAAAGCTCCGCACTATATTGGGTGATCACTTATGCAGGCGTTCTGATTTTTGCAGGTCTAACTGCATACGACACTCAGAAACTAAAAGAAATAGGTGCTAATGTTGATGAAAATGATAAAGAAACTATGCGTAAAACGTCTATTTTAGGTGCATTAACCTTATATCTGGACTTTATCAACCTGTTCCTGATGTTGCTGCGTATTTTTGGCGATCGTCGCTAA
- the moaE gene encoding molybdopterin synthase catalytic subunit MoaE, whose translation MENTHIAVQTENFSVGEQYHWLAQCDSDGAVVTFIGKVRNHNLGDNVAALTLEHYPGMTEKALSNIVTEARQRWALQRVSVIHRIGTLQPGEEIVFVGVTSAHRGAAFQAAEFIMDYLKTKAPFWKKETLPDNERWVEAKDSDEASAERW comes from the coding sequence ATGGAAAATACCCATATTGCGGTTCAAACAGAAAATTTTAGTGTAGGTGAGCAATACCATTGGTTAGCACAATGTGATAGTGACGGCGCGGTAGTGACATTTATAGGTAAAGTGAGAAATCACAATTTGGGGGATAATGTTGCCGCATTAACTCTTGAACATTATCCAGGAATGACTGAAAAAGCGTTATCTAATATTGTGACAGAAGCGCGTCAACGCTGGGCATTACAGCGAGTCAGTGTGATCCATAGAATCGGTACCTTGCAACCCGGCGAAGAAATTGTTTTTGTTGGGGTAACCAGTGCTCACCGCGGCGCTGCATTTCAAGCAGCTGAATTCATAATGGATTATTTAAAGACTAAAGCTCCTTTTTGGAAGAAAGAAACGCTACCTGATAATGAACGTTGGGTTGAAGCAAAAGACAGTGATGAGGCTTCCGCAGAGCGTTGGTAA
- the moaD gene encoding molybdopterin synthase sulfur carrier subunit — translation MITVLFFAQVRELVGTDRLDVSEHYPTVETLRQALAAKGERWALALEDGKLLAAVNQSFVATDHPLSDGDEVAFFPPVTGG, via the coding sequence ATGATCACAGTTCTGTTTTTTGCGCAAGTGCGTGAGTTGGTGGGAACCGATCGTTTAGACGTCTCAGAGCACTATCCAACAGTGGAAACATTACGTCAAGCTCTGGCTGCTAAAGGGGAGCGTTGGGCACTGGCCTTAGAGGATGGCAAGTTATTAGCCGCAGTGAACCAATCTTTCGTCGCTACGGATCATCCATTATCTGATGGTGATGAAGTGGCTTTTTTCCCTCCTGTTACAGGAGGCTAG
- the moaC gene encoding cyclic pyranopterin monophosphate synthase MoaC, translated as MSQLTHINASGEAHMVDVSAKAETVREARAEAFITMNQETLAMIVEGSHHKGDVFATARIAGIQAAKKTWELIPLCHPLLLTKVEVTLQALPEQNQVRIESCCRLTGKTGVEMEALTAASVAALTIYDMCKAVQKDMVIGPVRLLEKTGGKSGHFKVDA; from the coding sequence ATGTCACAGCTGACTCACATCAATGCGTCGGGTGAAGCGCATATGGTGGATGTGTCTGCAAAAGCAGAAACCGTCCGCGAAGCAAGAGCTGAAGCCTTTATCACCATGAACCAAGAAACCTTAGCGATGATCGTTGAAGGGAGCCATCATAAAGGTGATGTGTTTGCAACTGCCCGTATCGCGGGGATCCAAGCGGCGAAAAAAACATGGGAGCTGATCCCGCTTTGCCATCCATTATTGCTGACAAAGGTCGAAGTAACCTTACAAGCACTGCCAGAACAAAATCAGGTACGTATTGAATCTTGCTGCCGTTTAACCGGTAAAACAGGTGTGGAAATGGAAGCGTTGACTGCCGCATCCGTGGCCGCACTGACAATTTATGATATGTGTAAAGCGGTTCAAAAAGATATGGTGATTGGACCGGTTCGTTTACTTGAAAAGACGGGCGGTAAATCAGGTCATTTTAAGGTGGATGCATGA
- the moaA gene encoding GTP 3',8-cyclase MoaA, with protein sequence MQQLVDQFARKFYYLRLSITDVCNFRCTYCLPNGYKPSGRHEFLSLSEIQRVSRAFAELGTEKVRITGGEPTMRKDFTDIIAAINENQSINKIAVTTNGYRMARDVQQWKDAGLGAINVSVDSLDPRQFAAITGQDKFYQVMKGIDAAFEAGFDKVKVNAVLMKNVNDIALKSFLNWIKHRPIQLRFIELMETGEGSELFNRYHVSGETIRERLVQEGWYSMPRARSDGPAQVFSHPDYQGEIGLIMPYEKDFCQSCNRLRVSSLGNLHLCLFGENGIPLRDLLGDDNQNEALKARIQGGLKFKRETHFLHMGDSGITPNLSVIGG encoded by the coding sequence ATGCAGCAGCTTGTCGATCAATTTGCTCGGAAATTTTACTATCTCCGTCTATCTATCACTGACGTATGCAACTTTCGTTGCACATATTGTCTCCCTAATGGCTATAAACCGAGTGGCCGCCACGAATTTTTATCGCTGAGTGAAATTCAGCGTGTTAGCCGTGCTTTTGCCGAATTAGGTACCGAAAAAGTGCGCATTACCGGTGGTGAACCCACCATGCGTAAAGATTTTACCGATATCATTGCTGCAATAAACGAAAACCAATCAATCAATAAAATTGCCGTTACCACTAATGGTTACCGTATGGCACGTGATGTACAGCAATGGAAAGATGCGGGACTTGGTGCGATTAATGTGAGTGTTGATAGTTTAGATCCACGTCAATTCGCCGCAATCACAGGTCAAGACAAGTTCTATCAAGTCATGAAAGGGATCGATGCCGCCTTTGAAGCAGGATTTGATAAAGTTAAAGTCAATGCCGTGCTGATGAAAAATGTTAATGATATTGCGCTTAAATCTTTTTTAAATTGGATTAAACATCGTCCTATTCAATTACGTTTTATCGAGTTAATGGAAACAGGGGAAGGAAGCGAGCTCTTTAACCGCTACCATGTATCGGGTGAAACCATCCGTGAGCGCCTTGTTCAAGAAGGCTGGTACAGTATGCCTCGCGCTCGCAGTGATGGTCCCGCACAAGTGTTTAGTCACCCTGACTATCAAGGGGAAATTGGCTTGATCATGCCTTATGAGAAAGATTTTTGCCAAAGCTGCAACCGCCTACGCGTTTCCTCCCTTGGAAATCTTCATTTATGCCTATTTGGTGAAAATGGCATCCCATTACGCGATTTACTTGGTGACGATAACCAAAACGAAGCCTTAAAAGCGCGTATTCAAGGTGGATTGAAATTTAAACGTGAAACCCATTTCTTACACATGGGTGACAGCGGTATTACCCCGAATTTATCCGTTATCGGCGGCTAA
- the yvcK gene encoding uridine diphosphate-N-acetylglucosamine-binding protein YvcK: MPNSSLTDFRHVVALGGGHGLGRVMSSLSSLGSRLTGIVTTTDNGGSTGRIRRAEGGIAWGDMRNCLNQLITEPSIASAMFEYRFSGNGELSGHNLGNLMLKSLDHLSVRPLEAINLIRNMLKVEAKLIPMSESPVDLMAIDDMGNEVYGEVNVDALVELPQELRLYPRVKATAEAIEAIHQSDLILIGPGSFFTSLMPLLLLDEITNALRECKAPMIYIGNLGKELSTSAASLTLKEKLVMMEQHIGCKKINAVIVGPRTNIEPIRHDRLVTQRVLEADDIPYRHDRKLLLQAIEETVRLF; this comes from the coding sequence ATGCCAAATAGCAGTCTGACGGATTTTAGGCATGTTGTCGCTCTTGGGGGCGGACATGGGCTTGGTCGTGTAATGTCTTCTCTCTCCTCTTTAGGTTCTCGATTAACAGGTATTGTAACCACTACAGATAATGGCGGCTCAACGGGTCGTATCCGCCGTGCAGAGGGGGGAATTGCGTGGGGAGATATGCGCAATTGTCTAAATCAATTGATAACAGAACCGTCTATCGCCTCAGCAATGTTTGAATACCGTTTTAGTGGTAATGGTGAGCTCTCAGGCCACAACTTAGGTAACCTAATGTTAAAATCATTAGATCACCTAAGTGTACGACCTCTTGAAGCCATTAATTTGATCCGCAATATGCTAAAAGTGGAAGCAAAACTGATCCCAATGTCAGAATCTCCTGTTGATTTAATGGCTATTGATGATATGGGTAATGAAGTCTATGGCGAAGTGAATGTCGATGCTCTCGTTGAATTACCTCAAGAACTGCGTTTATACCCTAGAGTCAAAGCCACCGCAGAAGCGATTGAGGCAATCCATCAATCTGATTTAATTTTAATTGGTCCTGGAAGCTTCTTTACTAGTCTGATGCCATTACTGTTACTTGATGAGATCACCAATGCATTACGTGAATGTAAAGCCCCAATGATTTATATCGGCAACCTTGGTAAAGAACTCAGTACATCAGCCGCCAGCCTAACCTTAAAAGAAAAATTGGTAATGATGGAACAACATATTGGCTGCAAAAAAATTAATGCGGTGATCGTGGGTCCAAGAACGAATATTGAACCTATTCGCCATGATCGCTTAGTAACTCAACGAGTACTTGAAGCCGATGATATTCCTTATCGCCATGATCGTAAATTACTTTTGCAGGCTATAGAAGAAACTGTACGCTTGTTTTAA